Within Candidatus Dormiibacterota bacterium, the genomic segment ACCCGCATATCACGCTACGCCACAATAACTTAGATTCGATATCGCAAATGTCAACGTTTGCGTTGTCGATCCGTCAAATCTTTGTAGCCATATTTCCAGGAATCCCTTGACAGAAATTGTTCAGGTACATAATTTGTCACCCCGTACTCGAGTCTCCGCGTGATCACGCAAGGAGCCCCGTCCGTCGGCGGCTTCGCGGTGAGGTCCTGAATGGCAGTCAAACTGGGCGAGATGTTGATCAAGGCGGGGCTCCTTACCCCGCAGAAGCTCCAGGACGCCCTCGAGTACCAGAAGACCAACGGAGGCAAGCTCGGGCTGAACCTCATCAAGCTCGGCTTCGTCAAGGAAGAGGAGATCACCCGCGTCCTCTCCCAGCAGTACGGAGTGCCCGCAATCAACCTCTCGAAAATCGAGGTCGACGACTCGGTCGTCAAGCTGATCCCGAGCGAGGTGGCGCAGAAGTACCTGATCATGCCGGTCAGCCGCAGCGGCGCGACCCTGACCATCGCCATGGTGGATCCCACGAACGTGTTCGCCATGGACGACATCAAGTTCATGTCCGGCTACAACGTGGAGCCGGTGGTCGCCTCCGAGGTCGCCATCAAGGAGGCGATCGACCGGTACTACGGCTCGATCCATGCCCTGGAGCTGAAAAAGGTCATGGACGACCTGGCCCAGGAGGAGAACGACCAGAACCTGGAGCTCCTGGAGGAGGAACAGGAGGTCGACCTCGCGAAGCTGGAGGCGGCGACCGAGGAGGCGCCGGTCGTCAGGCTGGTGAACCTGATCCTGACCGACTCCATCAAGCGGGGCGCCTCCGATATCCACATCGAGCCGTACGAGAAGGATTTTCGCGTGCGCTTCCGGATCGACGGCGTCCTGTACGAGATCATGCAGCCGCCCATGAAGCTGCGGGACGCCATCACGTCGCGCCTCAAGATCATGGCGAAGCTCGACATCTCCGAGAAGCGGCTGCCCCAGGACGGGCGCATCAAGATCAAAATGAAGCTCCAGGGAAAGAACCGCGAGATGGACTACCGGGTCTCCGTGCTGCCGACCCTGTTCGGGGAGAAGATCGTCCTGCGGCTTCTCGACAAAGAGAACCTGATGCTGGACATGACCCGGCTCGGGTTCGAGCAGGAATCGCTCACCAAGTTCGAGAAGGCGATCTTCAAGCCGTACGGCATGGTCCTGGTCACCGGACCCACCGGCTCCGGGAAGACGAACACGCTGTACTCCTCGATCAGCAAGGTCAACTCGCCCGAGACCAACATAATCACCGCGGAAGATCCGGTCGAGTTCAACCTGCATGGCATCAACCAGGTCCAGATGAAAGAGCAGATCGGGCTCAACTTCGCCGCGGCGCTGCGCTCTTTCCTGAGACAGGACCCGAACATCATCCTGGTCGGGGAGATCCGCGACTTCGAGACGGCCGAGATCGCGGTCAAGGCGGCTCTCACGGGCCACCTGGTGCTGTCCACGCTGCACACGAACGACGCCCCGTCCACCGTGAACCGACTCATGAACATGGGCATCGAGCCCTACCTCGTGGCGACCTCGGTCCACCTGATCTGCGCGCAGCGCCTGGTCCGGCGCCTGTGCAAGGACTGCAAGGAGGAGGTCAACATGCCAGCGCAGGCCTTGATCGACATCGGCTACGGCGCCGACGAGGCGCCCAAGGTCAAGCTGTACAAAGGACGGGGCTGCCCGACGTGCAACAACACCGGCTACAAGGGACGCGTCGGACTGTACGAGGTGATGGAGATCACGGACGGGATGCGCGAGATGATCCTGACCGGCGCATCCTCCATCGAGCTGAAGAACAAAGCCATCGAAGAGGGAATGATCACCCTCCGCGGATCGGGCCTGCGCAAGATCAAGACGGGCCAGACCACCGTGGAGGAAGTCGTGCGCGAGACGGTGCTCTGAGGAGGAACAGATGGCGGTCACGCTGCATCAATTGCTGAAAACGCTGGTGGAGCAGAGTGGGACGGACCTGCACGTCACGACCAACTCTCCGCCGCAGATCCGCGTCGACGGCAAGCTGGTTCCCCTGCAGCTCCCGCCGCTCACGGCCCCCGAGACGAAGGCGCTGGCGTACAGCGTCCTGACCGACAACCAGAAGCACCGCTTCGAGGAAAACCTGGAGCTCGATTTCTCCTTCGGCGTCAGGGGGCTGGCGCGCTTCCGCGCCAACATCTTCAGCCAGAGGGGCGCCGTGGCGGCCGCGTTCCGGACCATCCCCTGGGAGGTGAAGAACTTCGCCGATCTCGGCCTGCCCGAAGTCGTGGCGACGCTGTGCGACAAGCCACGCGGGTTGATCCTGGTGACCGGTCCGACCGGCTCCGGCAAGTCGACCACCCTGGCCGCGATGATTGACAAGATCAACAACGAGGACAAGGGGCACATCGTCACGATCGAGGACCCGGTCGAATACCTGCACGGCCACAAGAGCTGTATCGTCAACCAGCGCGAGCTGTTCGCGGACACCCATTCGTTCAGCAATGCGCTCAAGTCGGTGCTGCGCCAGGATCCCGACGTGGTGCTCATCGGCGAGATGCGCGACCTCGAGACGATCGAGGCGGCCCTGCGCATCGCCGAGACCGGCCATCTTACATTTGGAACCCTGCACACCAACTCCGCGGCGCAGACCATCAACCGGATCATCGATGTCTTCCCGGCTCACCAGCAGTCGCAGATCCGCGCCCAGCTGTCGTTCGTGCTCGAGGGGATCCTCTGCCAGTCCCTCCTGCCCAAGGCCTCCGGGAAGGGACGCTGCCTGACGATGGAGATCCTGGTCCCCAACTCCGCCATCAGGAACCTCATCCGCGAGGACAAGATCCACCAGATCTACTCGATGATGCAGACCGGCCAGGCCCAGTTCGGGATGCAGACGTCCAACCAGTCCCTCGCCAGCCTCTACTTCAAGAAACAGATCACGCTGACCACCGCCCTGTCGCACAGCAGCAACCCGGACGAGCTGCAGG encodes:
- the pilB gene encoding type IV-A pilus assembly ATPase PilB, producing the protein MAVKLGEMLIKAGLLTPQKLQDALEYQKTNGGKLGLNLIKLGFVKEEEITRVLSQQYGVPAINLSKIEVDDSVVKLIPSEVAQKYLIMPVSRSGATLTIAMVDPTNVFAMDDIKFMSGYNVEPVVASEVAIKEAIDRYYGSIHALELKKVMDDLAQEENDQNLELLEEEQEVDLAKLEAATEEAPVVRLVNLILTDSIKRGASDIHIEPYEKDFRVRFRIDGVLYEIMQPPMKLRDAITSRLKIMAKLDISEKRLPQDGRIKIKMKLQGKNREMDYRVSVLPTLFGEKIVLRLLDKENLMLDMTRLGFEQESLTKFEKAIFKPYGMVLVTGPTGSGKTNTLYSSISKVNSPETNIITAEDPVEFNLHGINQVQMKEQIGLNFAAALRSFLRQDPNIILVGEIRDFETAEIAVKAALTGHLVLSTLHTNDAPSTVNRLMNMGIEPYLVATSVHLICAQRLVRRLCKDCKEEVNMPAQALIDIGYGADEAPKVKLYKGRGCPTCNNTGYKGRVGLYEVMEITDGMREMILTGASSIELKNKAIEEGMITLRGSGLRKIKTGQTTVEEVVRETVL
- a CDS encoding type IV pilus twitching motility protein PilT is translated as MAVTLHQLLKTLVEQSGTDLHVTTNSPPQIRVDGKLVPLQLPPLTAPETKALAYSVLTDNQKHRFEENLELDFSFGVRGLARFRANIFSQRGAVAAAFRTIPWEVKNFADLGLPEVVATLCDKPRGLILVTGPTGSGKSTTLAAMIDKINNEDKGHIVTIEDPVEYLHGHKSCIVNQRELFADTHSFSNALKSVLRQDPDVVLIGEMRDLETIEAALRIAETGHLTFGTLHTNSAAQTINRIIDVFPAHQQSQIRAQLSFVLEGILCQSLLPKASGKGRCLTMEILVPNSAIRNLIREDKIHQIYSMMQTGQAQFGMQTSNQSLASLYFKKQITLTTALSHSSNPDELQEMINRGAGLINQPTAASNAAVRSAARK